The following proteins come from a genomic window of Alnus glutinosa chromosome 10, dhAlnGlut1.1, whole genome shotgun sequence:
- the LOC133879391 gene encoding putative disease resistance RPP13-like protein 1, which translates to MAEIAGIFLSPFLQTFFERMASREFVDFFRQRKLNDGLLMRLKMTLLSANAVVEDAEDKQFTKPDVKVWLDELKDAVYDAENILDEIATKDLQRKLDAEFGNTACKVRNPISTSRFVKEVESKIKELLDRLDFLVKQKENIGLRGGVGGNPSERLPTTSLIEESSICGRDFEKETIINSLLSDDASGSEIGVIAIVGMGGIGKTTLAQLVYNDNRVKEHFDLEVWVCVSDDFDVFKVTKTIVERVTSTTYDTKDLDRLQILLREKLMKKKFLLVLDDVWNKKYVDWELLSNPFKFGAQGSKVVITACDSEVARVMFASETHRLMELPKEDCWSLFAKYAFHNGNSDARLELEALGRQIVEKCKGLPLAIKAIGALLRSKLDVDEWDKVLRSELWNLPIEETGILPALRLSYKYLPSHLKRCFAYCSIFPKDYAFKKDQLVLLWMAEGFLPQLENKTMEEVGGDFFLTLVSTSLFQQSSGDEYIMHDLANDLAKFISKQFSLSLEDDSSHEIGSKTRHLSYFSQSFDINKKFEALHRGKRLRTVIELNFFMDSSVYRYGTQFLLPMIRCLRVLILSHYGDLSELPDSIGKIIHLRYLDLSSTWIKRLPDSVCKLCNLQTLNLSHCRDLATLPRDMHQLINLRHLDITGAYRMKDMPLKLGRLKCLQTLSTFILSKNSTSCIRELQKLTNLRRSLSILELQNVESPTNAKYINTRYRNYLEQLVLAWNRDTNTSDGQITVQLQILDSLKPHTNLKSLAIKYYGGKSFSNWVGHPSFSNMASLRLENCKYCCSLPQLGQLPSLQDLSIVGLDGVVTVGREFYGSGSSSMKPFGALKVLRLENMLKWEKWISFDNENGGGAFPQLEELYICICPKLARGLPVYLPCLAKLEIRECPQLVAALPRAYALCELLLINCDKVLLNELPTGIEKLEIQRLDALEFLFWGGQPTLKTLTIESCRKLELPTNVDYSSIEDLMLDRCDSLKSFPLDLFPKLRRLEIRDCGNLESLTVREQHEQDLLLSLIDIDINGCPNFVCFPKGGLYAPNLKDFWVTNCGSLLSLPEKMNMLLSSLETLSIYNCPEVESFPDGGLPSNLKLIAIIDCEKLFASRTGWGLQNLLSVRTFKIGGKYEDMESFSEVGLLPANLTYLRIECFPNLKSLDKEGLQHLTSLQRLLISNCPELKCMPEDGLPASLSTLRIYECPLLKKEWQTKKGKEWRKIAHIPCKYIDGNLIK; encoded by the coding sequence ATGGCTGAGATTGCAGGCATATTTCTCTCTCCCTTCCTCCAAACGTTTTTTGAAAGAATGGCGTCTCGCGAGTTCGTCGACTTCTTTCGACAACGAAAACTCAATGATGGGCTCTTAATGAGGTTGAAGATGACATTGCTATCCGCGAATGCAGTGGTTGAAGATGCGGAGGACAAGCAATTTACAAAGCCTGATGTGAAAGTGTGGCTTGATGAGCTGAAAGACGCTGTTTATGATGCAGAGAATATCTTGGACGAGATTGCTACCAAAGACTTGCAACGGAAGTTGGATGCTGAATTTGGAAACACTGCCTGTAAGGTACGCAACCCCATCTCTACTTCTCGTTTTGTCAAGGAAGTAGAAAGTAAGATAAAAGAGCTACTTGACAGACTTGATTTTTTAGTAAAACAAAAGGAGAATATAGGTCTAAGAGGAGGTGTTGGAGGGAATCCATCAGAAAGATTGCCCACTACTTCTTTGATTGAAGAATCTAGTATTTGTGGTAGAGATTTTGAAAAGGAGACAATAATTAACTCGTTACTGTCTGATGATGCGAGTGGCAGTGAGATAGGTGTGATTGCCATAGTCGGCATGGGAGGAATAGGAAAGACCACCCTTGCTCAGTTAGTATATAATGATAACAGGGTGAAGGAGCACTTTGACCTCGAAGTATGGGTTTGTGTTTCGGATGATTTTGACGTATTTAAGGTAACGAAAACAATTGTTGAGAGAGTAACTTCAACAACTTATGATACTAAGGATCTAGACCGACTTCAAATTTTACTCAGAGAgaaattgatgaagaagaaatttctacttgttttagatgatgtttggaataaaaaatatgttgaTTGGGAGCTCCTAAGCAATCCCTTTAAATTTGGGGCACAAGGAAGTAAAGTCGTCATAACAGCATGCGATTCCGAGGTTGCAAGAGTCATGTTCGCTAGTGAAACTCATCGTTTAATGGAGTTACCCAAAGAAGATTGTTGGTCGTTATTTGCAAAATATGCATTCCACAATGGTAACTCTGATGCACGTCTCGAGTTAGAAGCACTAGGAAGACAAATTGTTGAAAAGTGCAAAGGTCTACCTTTAGCAATCAAGGCGATTGGGGCTCTATTGCGGTCTAAATTAGACGTTGATGAGTGGGATAAGGTATTGAGAAGTGAATTATGGAATTTGCCAATTGAGGAGACAGGCATCCTTCCTGCTCTAAGATTAAGTTATAAATATCTTCCGTCACATTTAAAGCGATGCTTTGCATACTGCTCTATATTTCCAAAGGATTATGCTTTCAAGAAAGATCAATTAGTCTTATTATGGATGGCAGAAGGTTTCTTGCCGCAACTcgaaaacaaaacaatggaagAAGTTGGTGGTGATTTCTTTCTTACTCTTGTATCAACATCATTATTCCAACAATCAAGTGGTGATGAATATATAATGCATGATCTTGCAAACGATTTAGCAAAATTTATATCTAAACAATTCTCTTTAAGCCTTGAAGACGACTCTTCTCATGAAATTGGAAGCAAGACTCGCCATTTGTCCTATTTCTCCCAAAGTTTTGATATTAATAAGAAGTTCGAGGCCCTTCATAGGGGTAAGAGATTGCGCACTGTCATAGAATTAAATTTCTTTATGGACAGTTCGGTCTATAGGTATGGAACCCAATTTTTATTACCAATGATAAGATGCCTGCGGGTGCTCATTCTATCTCACTATGGGGACTTAAGTGAATTGCCAGATTCAATTGGCAAAATTATACACTTACGTTATTTGGACCTTTCTTCCACTTGGATTAAAAGGTTGCCTGATTCTGTATGTAAGTTGTGCAATTTGCAAACATTGAATTTATCCCATTGTAGGGATCTTGCTACCTTGCCAAGAGATATGCATCAACTCATTAATTTACGCCATCTTGATATTACTGGAGCTTACCGCATGAAGGATATGCCGTTAAAGCTGGGTAGACTAAAATGTCTTCAAACACTATCTACATTTATCTTAAGCAAAAATAGCACATCTTGCATTAGAGAGCTACAAAAACTTACAAATCTTCGAAGATCACTTTCTATTTTGGAGCTCCAAAATGTTGAATCTCCTACGAATGCTAAGTACATAAACACAAGGTATAGGAATTACCTTGAGCAGTTGGTATTGGCGTGGAATCGTGATACAAATACTTCAGATGGTCAAATAACTGTACAATTACAAATACTTGATAGTCTCAAACCCCATACAAATTTGAAAAGCCTTGCTATCAAGTATTATGGTGGTAAAAGTTTTTCGAATTGGGTAGGTCATCCTTCGTTCTCTAATATGGCATCTCTTCGTCTAGAAAACTGTAAATATTGTTGCAGCTTGCCACAACTTGGGCAACTGCCCTCTCTGCAGGACCTCTCTATTGTTGGGTTGGATGGAGTTGTTACAGTGGGCCGTGAGTTTTATGGCAGTGGGTCTTCTTCAATGAAACCATTTGGAGCCTTGAAAGTTCTAAGGTTGGAGAATATGTTAAAGTGGGAGAAATGGATTTCTTTTGACAATGAAAATGGAGGTGGAGCTTTTCCTCAACTTGAAGAGCTTTATATTTGCATTTGCCCCAAGCTAGCAAGAGGGTTGCCCGTCTATCTTCCTTGTTTAGCCAAACTTGAGATTCGTGAATGTCCCCAGCTGGTGGCTGCACTCCCTAGGGCTTACGCTCTATGTGAGCTGCTACTAATAAATTGTGATAAGGTTCTATTGAATGAATTGCCAACTGGAATAGAGAAGCTCGAAATTCAACGACTCGATGCACTAGAGTTTCTTTTCTGGGGTGGCCAACCGAcactaaaaaccctaaccattgAAAGTTGTAGGAAGTTAGAGCTCCCAACAAATGTTGACTATTCATCCATTGAAGATTTGATGTTGGACCGTTGTGATTCTCTCAAGTCCTTTCCACTAGATTTATTCCCAAAGCTCCGTCGTCTTGAAATCAGGGATTGTGGGAATCTAGAATCTCTTACAGTTCGAGAACAACATGAACAAGATCTACTCCTCTCACTGATAGACATCGACATCAATGGATGCCCCAATTTCGTATGTTTTCCAAAAGGAGGACTGTATGCCCCCAACCTTAAAGATTTTTGGGTCACCAATTGTGGAAGTCTGCTGTCACTACCTGAGAAGATGAACATGCTTCTTTCGTCTCTTGAGACATTGTCTATATATAATTGTCCAGAAGTTGAGTCGTTCCCTGACGGGGGCTTGCCGTCCAATCTGAAATTGATTGCCATCATCGATTGTGAGAAACTCTTTGCGAGTCGGACGGGTTGGGGTTTGCAAAATCTCTTGTCCGTTAGAACATTCAAAATCGGAGGCAAATATGAAGATATGGAGTCCTTTTCAGAGGTGGGGTTGCTGCCTGCCAATCTTACCTATCTTCGCATCGAatgctttccaaatttgaaatCTTTGGACAAGGAGGGCCTTCAACACCTAACGTCTCTTCAACGATTGTTGATCTCGAACTGCCCTGAGTTAAAGTGCATGCCAGAAGACGGGCTGCCTGCCTCCCTTTCTACTCTAAGGATCTACGAATGTCCTTTGCTGAAGAAAGAGTGGCAAacgaaaaaaggaaaagaatggcGCAAGATTGCCCACATCCCCTGCAAATATATTGATGGAAACTTGATTAAATGA